From a region of the Acanthochromis polyacanthus isolate Apoly-LR-REF ecotype Palm Island chromosome 3, KAUST_Apoly_ChrSc, whole genome shotgun sequence genome:
- the si:dkey-93h22.7 gene encoding contactin-5 produces MFASVFVVILGLLYCRKGSSQSFLGRPRLYGPSEALAKEVVYFKCEVPDYAGDEEIYLQLFKVGDRNRSLGGYTSLRGEVGAIPKVIKPSHEGYLECVVSAQNNSGITPTVSHPHYLKVIDPVKGAEIIHSDPMEFYEGNALQLQCQLSAGTHVSYKWLLNGQPVSQSPVHYAADNLLRIDRTSSKDSGSYMCMATNTFNKTTVFSSNSSEVVVTIKDFVSSPNIAFTVLKEDSQNYSAVVTCESTRGTPPITFSLYNRTELVTNMTTDDRQATFKVPLVLDRHLGWLQCQANNGERIAYSDWLPLEVVPAGGPVTMHYDFDLGENYAIVGLRFYCKVKKGSHLRYQWFLNKTLLQDRGSFYYVANEAPKQSILLLSVGRSSTGTYHCEVSDSFDNTTAISSKKHYLDKDVLNRLPILLVAVVFGCFTALILLVSICCCIGVMFRRRQYGEKSLLNLEMDTMRAAYEGDLDLSVYNEDPDVVNAARGDEFDHASEASVDE; encoded by the exons ATGTTCGCTTCTGTCTTCGTGGTCATACTGG GTTTGCTCTACTGCAGGAAAGGAAGCA gTCAGTCATTTCTGGGGCGTCCGCGGCTGTACGGCCCTTCGGAGGCTTTAGCTAAAGAAGTTGTATATTTTAAATGTGAAGTGCCAGACTACGCAGGAGATGAAGAAATCTACTTGCAGTTATTCAA GGTAGGTGACCGTAATAGGTCGCTGGGTGGATACACTTCGCTGAGAGGGGAGGTTGGAGCCATTCCAAAGGTGATCAAACCATCTCATGAGGGATACCTGGAGTGTGTTGTGAGTGCACAGAACAACTCAGGGATAACACCCACTGTGAGCCACCCACACTACCTGAAGGTTATTG ACCCAGTGAAAGGTGCAGAGATCATTCATTCAGATCCAATGGAGTTCTATGAGGGGAATGCACTTCAGCTACAGTGTCAACTCAGTGCTGGGACTCACGTTTCCTACAAGTGGCTGCTCAATGGTCAGCCCGTCTCTCAGTCTCCAGTCCACTATGCTGCAGATAACCTCCTCAGGATCGACAG AACATCTTCTAAAGACAGTGGCTCCTACATGTGTATGGCGACCAACACTTTCAACAAGACAACAGTGTTCAGCTCCAACAGCTCTGAAGTTGTAGTCACAATTAAAG ATTTCGTGTCAAGCCCAAACATCGCATTCACCGTGTTAAAGGAGGATTCCCAAAATTATTCTGCTGTTGTCACCTGTGAGTCAACAAGAGGAACTCCACCCATCACCTTTTCCCTCTACAACAGGACAGAACTGGTCACAAATATGACAACTGATGATAGGCAAGCTACATTTAAGGTTCCACTGGTCTTGGACCGCCACTTAGGATGGCTCCAGTGCCAAGCAAACAATGGAGAACGGATTGCATACAGTGATTGGTTGCCTTTAGAAGTTG TTCCAGCTGGTGGGCCGGTGACGATGCATTACGATTTTGACCTTGGAGAAAACTATGCTATTGTAGGTCTGAGGTTCTACTGCAAGGTAAAGAAGGGATCTCATCTACGGTACCAGTGGTTCCTCAACAAAACACTTCTACAAGACCGAGGAAGCTTCTACTATGTGGCCAACGAGGCTCCAAAACAATCTATACTCCTACTGTCCGTAGGGAGGAGCAGCACTGGCACATACCACTGTGAAGTATCCGACAGCTTCGACAACACCACTGCAATAAGCAGCAAGAAGCACTATTTGGATAAAGACG TGCTGAATCGGCTTCCCATCTTGCTGGTGGCGGTTGTCTTTGGATGCTTCACGGCTCTGATTCTCCTGGTGTCCATTTGTTGCTGCATTGGAGTGATGTTCA GGCGGAGGCAGTATGGGGAGAAGTCTCT GTTGAACCTGGAGATGGACACAATGAGGGCTGCATATGAGGGCGACCTG GACTTGTCAGTGTACAATGAGGACCCTGATGTGGTGAACGCAGCCAGAGGAGATGAATTTGATCAC GCATCTGAAGCTTCTGTGGATGAATGA
- the tmc8 gene encoding transmembrane channel-like protein 7 isoform X1 translates to MEEHETVNFLRLLSEESTQSTLSSDSCEYYQTEIFDQLPSVQASRPEQNRYGHLEACEAYQGGPESGERINQGHPSRGQRDKTSEEPLRNLAMCIQGKRSARERRKMQISNIGFWESWRRSQIISRRRVWAQMGEALSGLLPWRHTLHIIEGRFGVGVKSYFVFLRYLVHLNLLHCALIGGFILGPTIFYGRGSNSKPLRFGGNDSVLDFFLGTGYLDRSPVFYGFYTRGSLDLKCLNTPLLYLAGILTILLLSLIMVFRRTTVGYKHTWMLGKRYSMNVSYKIFCGWDFTIQDPAAASLKHSFIRNDLKLFLEEQSFSLRAAQRTLGLKIRLYLLRFILNLLVLSLLGGAFYLIYFSTKISQYENEHNWLVSLVLQYLPPITITFVNLVLPHIFRKISSFEDYSFTTQVNTTLVRSIFLKLASLGIYLFFVFTTEQQQRLCQCRENKFGREMYKLCIFNFLATFSATFLLNYPRKLLQEKYPTSLLTRLLGKQRFLIPFNVLDLVYSQTVCWVGVYYCPLLPLIGTVILMATFYIKKFSVLRCCVAEQRMFRASTSSVLFHFMLLLGLFMAAATLGFNLYLYPYQQGLTSDTNMALLSSCGPFGNGETVFNVTDVCFNKLPHAGKLTVRYLTSEAFALPLILAEIIILTSYLSRRRANQKTIERLKDMLVMSSSDKRFLVKQHATMLRRRKITNRVRSTEDAPLNH, encoded by the exons atggaggagCACGAAACTGTCAACTTCTTGAGACTCTTATCAG AGGAAAGTACTCAGTCCACTCTGTCCTCAGACTCCTGTGAGTACTATCAGACAGAGATATTTGACCAGCTGCCCAGTGTTCAGGCCTCACGGCCTGAGCAGAACAGATATGGTCATTTGGAAGCCTGTGAGGCCTACCAAGGTGGTCCAGAGTCTGGGGAGAGGATCAACCAGGGCCACCCGTCCAGAGGACAAAGAGACAAGACGTCTGAGGAGCCACTCAGAAACTTGGCCATGTGTATTCAAGGGAAGAGAAGTGCCAG GGAAAGAAGGAAGATGCAGATCAGTAATATTGGTTTTTGGGAGTCCTGGAGGAGGAGCCAGATTATCAGCAGGAGGAGGGTTTGGGCACAGATGGGAGAAGCTCTGTCCGGTCTGTTGCCATGGCGACACACACTTCACATCATCGAAG GCAGGTTTGGAGTTGGAGTGAAGTCCTACTTCGTCTTCCTTCGATATCTGGTTCACTTAAACTTGCTACACTGTGCTCTTATCGGGGGATTCATTCTGGGACCTACAATATTTTATGGCAGAGGCAGCAACAGCA AACCATTGAGGTTCGGAGGCAATGACTCCGTTTTAGATTTCTTCCTGGGAACG GGCTACCTGGATCGGTCTCCGGTCTTCTATGGTTTTTATACTCGTGGTTCCCTGGATTTGAAGTGCTTGAACACACCTCTGCTGTACCTCGCTGGAATCCtcaccatcctcctcctcagtcTCATTATGGTGTTTCGCAG AACCACAGTTGGTTACAAGCACACGTGGATGCTTGGGAAGCGCTACAGCATGAATGTGAGCTATAAGATCTTCTGTGGCTGGGACTTCACCATCCaggatcctgctgctgcttctctcaAACACAGCTTCATCAGAAATGACCTCAAG CTGTTCCTGGAGGAGCAGAGTTTCTCACTGCGGGCGGCTCAGAGGACACTGGGACTGAAGATCCGTCTTTACCTGCTCAGGTTCATCCTCAACCTGCTTGTCTTGTCACTGCTGGGTGGAGCCTTTTATCTCATCTACTTCTCCACAAAAATATCTCAGTATGAG AATGAACACAACTGGTTGGTCAGTCTGGTCCTCCAGTATCTTCCTCCCATCACCATCACCTTCGTCAACCTCGTGCTCCCTCACATCTTCCGTAAGATCTCGTCTTTTGAAGATTACTCATTCACCACGCAGGTGAACACCACACTTGTGAG gaGCATCTTCCTGAAGCTGGCCTCCCTCGGGATCTACTTATTCTTCGTCTTCACAACAGAACAACAGCAA CGTCTTTGTCAGTGCAGGGAGAACAAGTTTGGCAGAGAGATGTACAAGCTTTGCATCTTCAACTTCCTTGCCACTTTCAGTGCCACCTTTCTTTTGAACTACCCCAGGAA GCTGCTGCAGGAGAAGTATCCCACATCTCTGCTGACCCGGTTGTTGGGGAAACAACGCTTTCTGATCCCCTTCAATGTGCTGGATCTGGTGTAcagtcagactgtgtgctgggTGGGAGTCTACTACTGCCCTCTGCTGCCTCTGATAGGAACCGTCATACTGATGGCAACGTTTTACATCAAAAAG TTCAGTGTCCTGCGCTGCTGTGTGGCAGAGCAGCGGATGTTTCGAGCCTCCACCTCCTCAGTTTTGTTCCACTTCATGCTGCTGCTTGGTCTCTTCATGGCTGCAGCCACACTGGGATTCAACCTTTACCTTTACCCTTACCAGCAAGGACTCACATCGGACACGAACATGGCTTTACT GTCCTCCTGTGGTCCGTTTGGAAATGGAGAAACTGTGTTTAATGTGACAGACGTTTGTTTCAACAAACTTCCTCATGCAGGCAAGCTCACCGTCCGCTACCTGACCTCTGAGGCCTTCGCTCTGCCGCTCATACTGGCTGAGAT CATAATCTTAACCTCGTATCTGTCACGGAGGCGAGCCAATCAGAAAACCATTGAGAGACTGAAAGACATGCTGGTTATG AGCAGCTCAGATAAGCGTTTCCTGGTGAAGCAGCACGCCACAATGCTGAGACGTAGAAAGATCACCAACAGAGTTCGTTCTACAGAGGATGCCCCGCTCAATCACTGA
- the tmc8 gene encoding transmembrane channel-like protein 7 isoform X3: protein MEEHETVNFLRLLSEESTQSTLSSDSCEYYQTEIFDQLPSVQASRPEQNRYGHLEACEAYQGGPESGERINQGHPSRGQRDKTSEEPLRNLAMCIQGKRSARERRKMQISNIGFWESWRRSQIISRRRVWAQMGEALSGLLPWRHTLHIIEGRFGVGVKSYFVFLRYLVHLNLLHCALIGGFILGPTIFYGRGSNSKPLRFGGNDSVLDFFLGTGYLDRSPVFYGFYTRGSLDLKCLNTPLLYLAGILTILLLSLIMVFRRTTVGYKHTWMLGKRYSMNVSYKIFCGWDFTIQDPAAASLKHSFIRNDLKLFLEEQSFSLRAAQRTLGLKIRLYLLRFILNLLVLSLLGGAFYLIYFSTKISQYENEHNWLVSLVLQYLPPITITFVNLVLPHIFRKISSFEDYSFTTQVNTTLVRSIFLKLASLGIYLFFVFTTEQQQAAAGEVSHISADPVVGETTLSDPLQCAGSGVQSDCVLGGSLLLPSAASDRNRHTDGNVLHQKVQCPALLCGRAADVSSLHLLSFVPLHAAAWSLHGCSHTGIQPLPLPLPARTHIGHEHGFTVLLWSVWKWRNCV, encoded by the exons atggaggagCACGAAACTGTCAACTTCTTGAGACTCTTATCAG AGGAAAGTACTCAGTCCACTCTGTCCTCAGACTCCTGTGAGTACTATCAGACAGAGATATTTGACCAGCTGCCCAGTGTTCAGGCCTCACGGCCTGAGCAGAACAGATATGGTCATTTGGAAGCCTGTGAGGCCTACCAAGGTGGTCCAGAGTCTGGGGAGAGGATCAACCAGGGCCACCCGTCCAGAGGACAAAGAGACAAGACGTCTGAGGAGCCACTCAGAAACTTGGCCATGTGTATTCAAGGGAAGAGAAGTGCCAG GGAAAGAAGGAAGATGCAGATCAGTAATATTGGTTTTTGGGAGTCCTGGAGGAGGAGCCAGATTATCAGCAGGAGGAGGGTTTGGGCACAGATGGGAGAAGCTCTGTCCGGTCTGTTGCCATGGCGACACACACTTCACATCATCGAAG GCAGGTTTGGAGTTGGAGTGAAGTCCTACTTCGTCTTCCTTCGATATCTGGTTCACTTAAACTTGCTACACTGTGCTCTTATCGGGGGATTCATTCTGGGACCTACAATATTTTATGGCAGAGGCAGCAACAGCA AACCATTGAGGTTCGGAGGCAATGACTCCGTTTTAGATTTCTTCCTGGGAACG GGCTACCTGGATCGGTCTCCGGTCTTCTATGGTTTTTATACTCGTGGTTCCCTGGATTTGAAGTGCTTGAACACACCTCTGCTGTACCTCGCTGGAATCCtcaccatcctcctcctcagtcTCATTATGGTGTTTCGCAG AACCACAGTTGGTTACAAGCACACGTGGATGCTTGGGAAGCGCTACAGCATGAATGTGAGCTATAAGATCTTCTGTGGCTGGGACTTCACCATCCaggatcctgctgctgcttctctcaAACACAGCTTCATCAGAAATGACCTCAAG CTGTTCCTGGAGGAGCAGAGTTTCTCACTGCGGGCGGCTCAGAGGACACTGGGACTGAAGATCCGTCTTTACCTGCTCAGGTTCATCCTCAACCTGCTTGTCTTGTCACTGCTGGGTGGAGCCTTTTATCTCATCTACTTCTCCACAAAAATATCTCAGTATGAG AATGAACACAACTGGTTGGTCAGTCTGGTCCTCCAGTATCTTCCTCCCATCACCATCACCTTCGTCAACCTCGTGCTCCCTCACATCTTCCGTAAGATCTCGTCTTTTGAAGATTACTCATTCACCACGCAGGTGAACACCACACTTGTGAG gaGCATCTTCCTGAAGCTGGCCTCCCTCGGGATCTACTTATTCTTCGTCTTCACAACAGAACAACAGCAA GCTGCTGCAGGAGAAGTATCCCACATCTCTGCTGACCCGGTTGTTGGGGAAACAACGCTTTCTGATCCCCTTCAATGTGCTGGATCTGGTGTAcagtcagactgtgtgctgggTGGGAGTCTACTACTGCCCTCTGCTGCCTCTGATAGGAACCGTCATACTGATGGCAACGTTTTACATCAAAAAG TTCAGTGTCCTGCGCTGCTGTGTGGCAGAGCAGCGGATGTTTCGAGCCTCCACCTCCTCAGTTTTGTTCCACTTCATGCTGCTGCTTGGTCTCTTCATGGCTGCAGCCACACTGGGATTCAACCTTTACCTTTACCCTTACCAGCAAGGACTCACATCGGACACGAACATGGCTTTACT GTCCTCCTGTGGTCCGTTTGGAAATGGAGAAACTGTGTTTAA
- the tmc8 gene encoding transmembrane channel-like protein 7 isoform X2: MEEHETVNFLRLLSEESTQSTLSSDSCEYYQTEIFDQLPSVQASRPEQNRYGHLEACEAYQGGPESGERINQGHPSRGQRDKTSEEPLRNLAMCIQGKRSARERRKMQISNIGFWESWRRSQIISRRRVWAQMGEALSGLLPWRHTLHIIEGRFGVGVKSYFVFLRYLVHLNLLHCALIGGFILGPTIFYGRGSNSKPLRFGGNDSVLDFFLGTGYLDRSPVFYGFYTRGSLDLKCLNTPLLYLAGILTILLLSLIMVFRRTTVGYKHTWMLGKRYSMNVSYKIFCGWDFTIQDPAAASLKHSFIRNDLKLFLEEQSFSLRAAQRTLGLKIRLYLLRFILNLLVLSLLGGAFYLIYFSTKISQYENEHNWLVSLVLQYLPPITITFVNLVLPHIFRKISSFEDYSFTTQVNTTLVRSIFLKLASLGIYLFFVFTTEQQQAAAGEVSHISADPVVGETTLSDPLQCAGSGVQSDCVLGGSLLLPSAASDRNRHTDGNVLHQKVQCPALLCGRAADVSSLHLLSFVPLHAAAWSLHGCSHTGIQPLPLPLPARTHIGHEHGFTVTLHPSALHPKHTHISFLSCLTVNVQ, from the exons atggaggagCACGAAACTGTCAACTTCTTGAGACTCTTATCAG AGGAAAGTACTCAGTCCACTCTGTCCTCAGACTCCTGTGAGTACTATCAGACAGAGATATTTGACCAGCTGCCCAGTGTTCAGGCCTCACGGCCTGAGCAGAACAGATATGGTCATTTGGAAGCCTGTGAGGCCTACCAAGGTGGTCCAGAGTCTGGGGAGAGGATCAACCAGGGCCACCCGTCCAGAGGACAAAGAGACAAGACGTCTGAGGAGCCACTCAGAAACTTGGCCATGTGTATTCAAGGGAAGAGAAGTGCCAG GGAAAGAAGGAAGATGCAGATCAGTAATATTGGTTTTTGGGAGTCCTGGAGGAGGAGCCAGATTATCAGCAGGAGGAGGGTTTGGGCACAGATGGGAGAAGCTCTGTCCGGTCTGTTGCCATGGCGACACACACTTCACATCATCGAAG GCAGGTTTGGAGTTGGAGTGAAGTCCTACTTCGTCTTCCTTCGATATCTGGTTCACTTAAACTTGCTACACTGTGCTCTTATCGGGGGATTCATTCTGGGACCTACAATATTTTATGGCAGAGGCAGCAACAGCA AACCATTGAGGTTCGGAGGCAATGACTCCGTTTTAGATTTCTTCCTGGGAACG GGCTACCTGGATCGGTCTCCGGTCTTCTATGGTTTTTATACTCGTGGTTCCCTGGATTTGAAGTGCTTGAACACACCTCTGCTGTACCTCGCTGGAATCCtcaccatcctcctcctcagtcTCATTATGGTGTTTCGCAG AACCACAGTTGGTTACAAGCACACGTGGATGCTTGGGAAGCGCTACAGCATGAATGTGAGCTATAAGATCTTCTGTGGCTGGGACTTCACCATCCaggatcctgctgctgcttctctcaAACACAGCTTCATCAGAAATGACCTCAAG CTGTTCCTGGAGGAGCAGAGTTTCTCACTGCGGGCGGCTCAGAGGACACTGGGACTGAAGATCCGTCTTTACCTGCTCAGGTTCATCCTCAACCTGCTTGTCTTGTCACTGCTGGGTGGAGCCTTTTATCTCATCTACTTCTCCACAAAAATATCTCAGTATGAG AATGAACACAACTGGTTGGTCAGTCTGGTCCTCCAGTATCTTCCTCCCATCACCATCACCTTCGTCAACCTCGTGCTCCCTCACATCTTCCGTAAGATCTCGTCTTTTGAAGATTACTCATTCACCACGCAGGTGAACACCACACTTGTGAG gaGCATCTTCCTGAAGCTGGCCTCCCTCGGGATCTACTTATTCTTCGTCTTCACAACAGAACAACAGCAA GCTGCTGCAGGAGAAGTATCCCACATCTCTGCTGACCCGGTTGTTGGGGAAACAACGCTTTCTGATCCCCTTCAATGTGCTGGATCTGGTGTAcagtcagactgtgtgctgggTGGGAGTCTACTACTGCCCTCTGCTGCCTCTGATAGGAACCGTCATACTGATGGCAACGTTTTACATCAAAAAG TTCAGTGTCCTGCGCTGCTGTGTGGCAGAGCAGCGGATGTTTCGAGCCTCCACCTCCTCAGTTTTGTTCCACTTCATGCTGCTGCTTGGTCTCTTCATGGCTGCAGCCACACTGGGATTCAACCTTTACCTTTACCCTTACCAGCAAGGACTCACATCGGACACGAACATGGCTTTACTGTAACTCTGCACCCTTCAGCACTGCATCCAAAACATACACATATTAGCTTCCTTAGTTGTTTAACTGTTAATGTACAGTAA